Proteins encoded by one window of Gehongia tenuis:
- a CDS encoding pyridoxal phosphate-dependent aminotransferase gives MNAGFCDLQGGLFGEVSKADVGDVVERLTREGVAMLSWADPFKPDRVVPEHVKRAAIAAIEGGAEHYTAPIGSSVLKEKIAEKLRAYNKLDVDAQRNILITPGSDAGLIFAMMPFIEPGDEVLVPDPSYPSNFLNPRLLGGKTVPVPLGSEDELDIGAMEARVTARTKMVVLTHPNNPTTVVYSREELSALADFIIRHDLILVCDQAFEDMVYDGREFVTPASLPGMFERTLTVCSISKGMALSGYRVGYVVASDKIMDVLYGSAVNVIGATSTASQAAAIAAFEDPGFMEEYKAIFDRRRKAVYDMFNSVPGVKMRMPQSAFLSWVDVSALGTSEEIVDYLIKDAKVSVNDGNAYGSRGRGHLRVIHGCYWDDRTLYAALERMQKSLQKLA, from the coding sequence ATGAATGCCGGTTTCTGCGATTTGCAGGGAGGGCTGTTCGGTGAGGTCTCCAAAGCTGATGTGGGCGACGTGGTGGAGCGGCTTACCCGGGAAGGGGTGGCTATGCTTAGTTGGGCCGATCCCTTTAAACCCGACCGCGTCGTACCCGAACATGTGAAAAGGGCGGCAATAGCCGCCATCGAGGGGGGCGCCGAACACTACACGGCGCCCATCGGCAGCAGTGTTCTGAAGGAAAAAATCGCAGAAAAGCTGAGAGCCTACAACAAATTGGATGTGGATGCCCAGCGCAATATTCTGATCACGCCGGGCTCCGATGCGGGCCTTATCTTTGCCATGATGCCCTTTATTGAGCCGGGGGACGAGGTGCTTGTGCCCGATCCCAGCTATCCCAGCAATTTTCTCAATCCAAGACTGCTTGGCGGCAAAACCGTACCGGTGCCCCTGGGCAGCGAGGATGAACTGGACATAGGGGCCATGGAGGCACGGGTGACAGCCCGCACAAAAATGGTTGTGCTCACCCATCCCAACAACCCCACCACCGTTGTCTACAGCCGGGAGGAGCTTTCGGCACTGGCCGATTTTATCATCCGCCACGACCTTATCCTGGTGTGTGACCAGGCCTTCGAAGATATGGTCTATGACGGACGGGAATTTGTGACGCCAGCCTCCCTTCCCGGAATGTTTGAACGGACGCTGACCGTGTGTTCCATCTCCAAGGGCATGGCTTTAAGCGGCTACCGGGTGGGCTACGTGGTGGCCTCGGACAAGATTATGGATGTTCTTTATGGTTCGGCGGTCAACGTTATCGGCGCCACCAGCACCGCGTCCCAGGCCGCGGCCATTGCCGCTTTCGAAGACCCGGGCTTCATGGAAGAATACAAGGCGATCTTTGACCGGCGGCGAAAGGCGGTCTACGATATGTTTAACAGTGTGCCCGGTGTGAAGATGCGCATGCCGCAAAGCGCCTTTCTTTCCTGGGTGGACGTATCGGCGCTGGGAACTTCCGAGGAGATCGTGGATTACCTGATCAAGGATGCAAAGGTATCGGTGAACGATGGAAACGCCTACGGCTCCCGGGGCAGGGGTCACCTTCGGGTCATCCACGGCTGTTATTGGGACGATCGGACGCTGTACGCCGCTTTGGAGCGCATGCAAAAATCGTTGCAAAAACTTGCATAG
- a CDS encoding M24 family metallopeptidase has translation MEIKSVKEQYRIFDELLKKRIDTLMPKLMKETGIDLWLVLDREYNEDPVFCTLVPKLVKNVSRQGLLAFSLMPDGTFEALSLSRPNPRLWDHYVQAYNPKEETQCEALRNLLERKNPSTIGINISGECPMCDGLSKTMYDELMDCLGETYAPRTISAEKLCTRWLETRIPEEIEYYKTDIYPIAVQVMDEAFSSKCIVPGKTTTADLEWYMMQRFEEFGLGAWFAPDVDSQRKGESDERMVGQVIQPGDLIHCDMGTTYLGLRTDSQRMAYISVNGEDAPEGIREAFKTCNRFQDIVRASFKTGLTGNEIFEKAIAGAKAEGIEAMLYSHPIGFYGHGAGPIIGLYDHQGFVEGRGEAALHDDTCYALELNIRQYVPEWDQKVCIMLEETVAYTGGEVQFLDPVGRTKLMVVK, from the coding sequence ATGGAGATTAAATCGGTCAAGGAACAATACAGAATTTTTGACGAGCTTTTAAAAAAGCGTATCGATACCCTGATGCCAAAACTGATGAAGGAGACGGGCATCGATCTTTGGCTCGTTCTTGATCGGGAATATAACGAGGATCCCGTGTTCTGCACGCTGGTGCCCAAGCTGGTGAAGAACGTTTCCCGGCAGGGTCTGCTGGCTTTTTCGCTGATGCCGGACGGCACCTTTGAGGCGCTCAGTCTCTCCCGGCCCAATCCCCGGCTTTGGGACCATTATGTTCAGGCTTACAATCCCAAGGAGGAGACCCAGTGCGAGGCTCTCCGGAATCTGCTGGAGCGAAAGAATCCCAGCACCATCGGAATCAATATTTCCGGAGAATGCCCCATGTGCGACGGCCTTTCCAAAACGATGTATGATGAGCTCATGGACTGCCTGGGCGAGACCTATGCGCCCCGCACCATCAGCGCGGAGAAGCTATGCACCCGCTGGCTGGAGACCCGTATTCCTGAGGAGATTGAGTACTACAAAACGGACATCTATCCCATCGCCGTTCAGGTGATGGACGAGGCCTTTTCCTCAAAGTGCATTGTGCCGGGCAAGACCACCACGGCGGATCTTGAATGGTACATGATGCAGCGCTTCGAAGAGTTTGGCCTTGGCGCTTGGTTCGCCCCGGATGTGGATTCCCAGCGCAAGGGTGAATCGGACGAGCGTATGGTGGGCCAGGTGATCCAGCCCGGCGATCTCATCCACTGCGATATGGGCACCACCTATCTGGGTCTTCGGACGGACAGCCAGCGCATGGCCTATATCTCGGTGAACGGCGAGGACGCGCCCGAGGGAATCCGGGAGGCCTTCAAGACCTGCAACCGGTTCCAGGATATCGTTCGCGCCAGCTTTAAAACTGGCCTCACCGGCAACGAGATTTTTGAAAAAGCCATAGCGGGAGCCAAGGCGGAGGGAATCGAGGCCATGCTTTACAGTCATCCCATTGGTTTTTATGGCCACGGCGCCGGCCCCATCATTGGTTTGTACGACCATCAGGGATTTGTGGAGGGCCGCGGCGAGGCGGCGCTTCATGATGACACCTGCTATGCCCTTGAACTCAACATCCGCCAGTATGTGCCCGAGTGGGATCAGAAGGTGTGCATCATGCTGGAAGAAACGGTGGCCTACACCGGCGGCGAGGTTCAGTTCCTCGATCCTGTGGGCCGCACGAAGCTCATGGTGGTGAAATAA
- the pepD gene encoding beta-Ala-His dipeptidase — MNPWEEGPAGRALAFFYDICRIPRGSGNEKAVADYVLAVAERLGLWAHRDEAGNVYVKKPGSPGKKDHPAILFQSHLDMVCEKDDNVDHDFLKDPIDFYVDGEWLKARGTSLGADDGTGVAFMLAILENNEVAMPPVECLFTVEEETGLIGAGRIETKHIDARRMVNLDCGPEGVFLASCAGGMTGTLQKPVRMEPVQGRTVKIKVDGLMGGHSGSRIHWGLGNAIKILTRALRALDAQIGIRLCGLEGGGKDNAIPRICGATVALADDGSRLDALLKELSDGLRAELIPEDQAGFTLTYEEAKAESMFSAEDSDAILDLLQLFPNGVMAQQKDNPVPVVTSINLANVSVKGGAFVAQYSIRSNIESLKEEVAAAVRTLAGRMDADIEEANGYPGWSFAPHSEIRKLCVEVYERFTGLKAAVEGVHAGLECGLIQQKIPDMDIVGTGSTATGAHSTKESMNLPSFERTYGFLLELLKTL; from the coding sequence ATGAATCCATGGGAAGAGGGCCCTGCGGGCAGGGCGCTTGCATTTTTTTACGACATCTGCCGGATCCCCAGAGGATCGGGCAATGAGAAGGCCGTGGCGGATTATGTCCTGGCTGTGGCTGAAAGGCTGGGCCTTTGGGCGCATCGGGACGAAGCGGGCAACGTTTATGTGAAAAAGCCGGGTTCTCCCGGCAAGAAGGATCATCCCGCCATTTTGTTTCAGTCCCATCTTGATATGGTGTGCGAAAAAGATGACAATGTGGACCACGATTTTTTGAAGGATCCCATCGACTTCTATGTGGATGGTGAATGGCTGAAGGCCAGGGGAACCAGCCTGGGCGCCGATGATGGCACCGGCGTGGCGTTCATGCTGGCGATTTTGGAGAATAACGAGGTTGCCATGCCGCCGGTTGAATGCCTGTTTACGGTGGAGGAGGAGACCGGCCTCATCGGCGCGGGCAGGATTGAGACAAAGCACATCGACGCACGGCGAATGGTCAATCTGGACTGCGGCCCGGAAGGCGTCTTTCTCGCCAGCTGTGCAGGCGGCATGACAGGTACGCTGCAAAAGCCCGTGCGCATGGAGCCCGTGCAGGGCAGAACGGTTAAAATCAAGGTGGATGGGCTTATGGGAGGCCATTCCGGCTCCCGCATCCACTGGGGCCTTGGCAACGCCATCAAGATTCTCACCCGGGCGCTGAGAGCGCTGGACGCACAAATTGGGATTCGTCTTTGCGGGCTGGAAGGCGGAGGCAAGGACAACGCTATTCCGAGGATCTGCGGCGCCACGGTGGCTCTTGCGGACGATGGTTCCCGATTGGACGCCTTGCTGAAAGAGCTTTCGGATGGACTCAGAGCTGAGCTCATCCCTGAGGATCAGGCGGGCTTCACGCTGACCTATGAAGAAGCTAAAGCGGAGAGCATGTTTTCCGCCGAGGACAGCGATGCCATCCTTGATCTCCTGCAGCTTTTTCCGAACGGGGTCATGGCCCAGCAGAAGGACAATCCGGTGCCGGTGGTCACCTCCATCAATCTGGCCAATGTGAGTGTGAAGGGTGGCGCCTTTGTGGCGCAGTATTCCATCCGCAGCAACATTGAAAGCCTGAAGGAGGAAGTGGCAGCTGCGGTGCGCACTTTGGCAGGGCGGATGGATGCTGATATTGAGGAGGCCAATGGCTATCCCGGATGGAGCTTTGCGCCGCATTCGGAGATTCGGAAGCTTTGTGTGGAGGTTTACGAGAGGTTCACTGGCCTGAAGGCCGCGGTGGAGGGGGTCCATGCAGGCCTTGAATGCGGCCTCATTCAGCAGAAGATTCCCGATATGGATATCGTGGGCACCGGCTCAACGGCCACAGGAGCCCACTCCACCAAGGAGAGCATGAACCTGCCCTCCTTTGAGAGAACCTATGGCTTTTTGCTGGAACTGCTCAAAACACTTTAA
- a CDS encoding MFS transporter, with translation MEQGKKLRLFTKNFFLLWQGQLVSSIGDVMYSLALGFWVLQKTGSTAIMGLLMAVSALPQLILGPIAGVIVDRADRKWIIVTMDIVRGVFVVAVAVLAITGNLEVWMVFLTGVVKGICASVFNPTVSASLPDMVPSANLQRANAALMVSTNGVNIFSNSISGVLFSIVGAPVLFLINGIAYLFSSVTEMFLKIPRVRSEKVQQSEEKGHFLEDFKDGLRFVFGIKPLMGLAGIVVLLNFFLNIAAVLVLPYFERAPDMGAGNYGIFMGAMALGGMLGYGLLSIWKVPRSIFSKYFGWIGVLSCLPFSLMVFLPFGAMLPVAVLGMFLNAAINTMANSTLQAAVPSHMRGKFFALALAMTSGLTPVAMAVGGVLGDLFPIKWVICCCMGLAALMFFVGGFMPGIKKLFLLDPETQTVEDL, from the coding sequence ATGGAACAGGGGAAAAAACTCAGACTTTTTACGAAAAACTTCTTCTTATTATGGCAGGGCCAGTTGGTATCCAGTATCGGAGATGTGATGTACAGCCTGGCTCTCGGATTCTGGGTGCTGCAAAAAACGGGCTCCACCGCTATCATGGGACTGCTTATGGCTGTCAGCGCTCTGCCTCAGCTCATTCTTGGCCCCATTGCCGGCGTGATCGTGGACCGGGCGGACCGCAAATGGATCATTGTGACCATGGACATCGTACGGGGCGTATTCGTGGTCGCCGTAGCGGTACTGGCCATAACTGGCAATCTAGAGGTGTGGATGGTCTTTTTGACCGGCGTGGTAAAGGGAATCTGCGCATCGGTTTTCAATCCCACGGTGAGCGCGTCCCTGCCGGACATGGTGCCCAGCGCCAACCTGCAGCGGGCCAATGCGGCGCTGATGGTGAGCACCAACGGTGTGAACATTTTCTCCAACTCCATCTCCGGCGTGCTCTTTTCCATCGTGGGCGCACCGGTGCTGTTTCTCATCAACGGCATCGCCTATCTGTTCTCTTCCGTGACGGAGATGTTTCTCAAGATTCCCCGGGTACGAAGCGAAAAGGTACAGCAATCCGAGGAGAAGGGTCATTTTCTGGAGGATTTTAAGGACGGGCTCCGTTTCGTGTTTGGCATCAAGCCCCTGATGGGCCTGGCCGGTATCGTGGTGCTGCTCAACTTCTTTTTGAACATTGCGGCGGTGCTGGTCCTGCCCTACTTTGAGCGGGCACCGGACATGGGTGCGGGAAACTACGGCATTTTCATGGGCGCCATGGCCTTGGGCGGCATGCTGGGCTATGGACTCTTGTCCATCTGGAAGGTGCCGCGAAGCATCTTTTCCAAATATTTTGGATGGATCGGTGTTTTAAGCTGTCTGCCGTTTTCCCTGATGGTCTTTCTGCCCTTTGGCGCCATGCTGCCGGTAGCGGTTCTGGGCATGTTTCTCAATGCCGCCATCAACACCATGGCCAACAGCACGCTGCAGGCCGCCGTACCCAGCCATATGCGGGGCAAGTTCTTTGCACTGGCCCTGGCTATGACCTCCGGACTGACACCGGTCGCCATGGCGGTGGGCGGGGTCCTGGGCGATCTTTTTCCCATCAAATGGGTGATCTGCTGCTGCATGGGGCTTGCGGCACTCATGTTCTTTGTGGGAGGATTCATGCCCGGCATCAAAAAGCTGTTTCTGCTGGATCCCGAGACGCAGACGGTGGAAGATCTTTGA
- a CDS encoding MATE family efflux transporter, translating to MDLHKPPDENSPKVSAAEEALPQDGNTSSAAETYMPSKKEMRKDVIQLAWPSVTELVLISLMGLVDNIMVGRLGTYAITAVGLTNQPRLLFLATFVAMNVGATALIARFKGADNKEDANKVLRQNLLLTLLLSIIVSTAGYFIIEPFLAWVGAGPDTLPYATSYMKIQLLGLISNTLALAITAALRGAGNTRASMFVNLTANVCNVFFNYGLIYGNFGMPALGVAGASLATVIGQVIGCVLAFCMVLGRHQYVSLRDPGSWKPDFPMIRRIVRIGIPSMIEQLVMRVGMTTFVRTVSSLGTAVFAAHQISLNILQLTFTNGQAFGIAATTLVGQSLGKGRPDLAKAYARQTQRLCMVLSIVLASCFILFGAQLAGLFTEDQTVIAMSVPILMMVAALQPFQNSYMVYAGALRGAGDTRSVAVITGIGIMLIRPGLAAFNVNVLSWGLTGAWVALVFDQLFRFAFGLVRFRRGKWVNIKV from the coding sequence ATGGATCTGCACAAACCGCCTGACGAGAACAGTCCCAAGGTTTCAGCAGCCGAAGAAGCCTTGCCGCAGGACGGTAACACTTCTTCAGCCGCTGAAACGTACATGCCCTCCAAAAAGGAGATGCGCAAAGATGTTATACAGCTGGCCTGGCCATCGGTAACCGAGCTTGTGCTCATATCCCTGATGGGCCTTGTGGACAATATCATGGTGGGAAGGCTTGGAACCTACGCCATCACGGCAGTGGGGCTCACCAATCAGCCCAGGCTCCTTTTTCTGGCCACCTTTGTGGCGATGAACGTGGGCGCCACCGCTCTTATCGCCCGCTTCAAGGGCGCGGATAACAAGGAGGATGCCAACAAGGTGCTCCGGCAGAATCTGCTGCTCACCCTTCTGCTATCCATTATTGTATCCACCGCAGGTTATTTCATCATTGAACCCTTTTTGGCCTGGGTGGGCGCCGGACCGGACACCCTGCCCTACGCCACATCCTATATGAAAATCCAGCTTTTGGGACTGATCAGCAACACGCTGGCGCTCGCTATTACGGCCGCTCTTCGCGGTGCGGGCAATACCCGTGCCTCCATGTTCGTCAATCTGACCGCCAACGTCTGCAACGTATTCTTCAATTATGGTCTCATCTACGGCAATTTCGGCATGCCCGCACTGGGTGTCGCCGGAGCCTCTCTGGCCACGGTGATTGGACAGGTGATTGGCTGCGTGCTGGCCTTTTGCATGGTGCTGGGCCGCCATCAATACGTTTCTTTGCGGGATCCCGGCTCCTGGAAGCCGGATTTTCCCATGATCCGGCGCATCGTGCGCATCGGCATTCCCTCCATGATCGAACAGCTGGTCATGCGCGTGGGCATGACCACTTTTGTGCGCACCGTATCCAGCCTGGGCACGGCTGTGTTCGCCGCCCACCAAATCAGTCTCAACATCCTGCAGCTTACCTTCACCAACGGTCAGGCCTTCGGCATCGCTGCAACCACGCTGGTTGGCCAGAGCCTGGGCAAGGGCCGTCCGGATCTTGCCAAGGCCTATGCCCGTCAGACACAGCGGCTTTGCATGGTTCTTTCCATCGTGCTCGCCTCCTGTTTCATCCTCTTTGGCGCCCAGCTTGCAGGGCTATTTACCGAGGACCAAACGGTCATCGCCATGTCCGTACCTATTCTCATGATGGTGGCCGCTCTGCAGCCCTTCCAAAATTCCTATATGGTCTACGCCGGGGCCTTGCGGGGCGCAGGCGATACGCGGTCCGTCGCCGTCATCACCGGTATCGGCATCATGCTCATCCGGCCCGGTCTTGCCGCCTTCAATGTGAACGTGCTGAGCTGGGGCCTTACCGGCGCCTGGGTGGCTCTCGTTTTCGATCAGCTCTTTCGGTTCGCTTTCGGACTGGTGCGTTTCCGCCGGGGCAAATGGGTGAATATCAAAGTTTAA
- a CDS encoding glycosyltransferase family 39 protein, which translates to MGLQNWIQNHRYGLVFILILFLAVAVRVFEFGQLPYGINQDEASMAYDAYADMTYGMDRNGDHNPVYAVAWGSGQNMGYNYLVRPFIALFGLNIVAVRLPMLLLSLPTLVLFHGFLKECFGRKTALMGFFLIAICPWHIMMSRWALESNLAVPLMVGAAYAFALARRRNAFFILGMALAGLCLYAYSATMIFMALFLPAVTLWALLQKGWKRRYIFMGCGAFLVVALPLILFLAVNMLGLEPFTFLGLSIPRLTAMRSGATVNLFSGNFFANLWGNLISLLRLLFTMDDGLISNAIPGIGAIYLMAVPFIFLGTLPLIKALRSRNSAAWIPALWAGAAVLHTLTIVVNINRCNILFPALIALAAMGFIYFMERIRGSVSFLLAGLLISFTLFCGQYFSDYNARAQNLFFGGFDEALAQISEQTDRVYLSSKVQQPYIFALYQDKTDPRLYLDTVEFYNPGDPFEFVRSFDRYRTGIPERIDPTERAAYILRSDEYDSSIFDGIPCEIKAFGYYYLVQVTG; encoded by the coding sequence ATGGGCCTTCAAAACTGGATTCAAAATCACCGATATGGTCTCGTATTCATCCTCATTTTATTTCTGGCCGTCGCTGTTCGCGTCTTTGAATTTGGCCAGCTTCCCTATGGCATCAATCAGGATGAGGCCTCCATGGCCTACGATGCCTATGCGGATATGACCTACGGCATGGATCGAAACGGGGATCACAATCCGGTTTACGCGGTGGCCTGGGGCAGCGGGCAAAACATGGGCTACAATTATCTGGTACGTCCGTTTATCGCCCTTTTTGGCCTCAATATCGTAGCGGTACGCCTGCCCATGCTGCTTTTGTCCCTTCCCACGCTGGTGCTCTTCCATGGATTTTTGAAGGAGTGCTTTGGCAGAAAAACGGCGCTCATGGGATTTTTTCTCATAGCCATCTGTCCATGGCACATCATGATGAGCCGCTGGGCGCTGGAATCCAACCTGGCCGTGCCGCTGATGGTGGGTGCAGCCTACGCCTTTGCTTTGGCCCGCCGGAGGAACGCCTTTTTTATCCTGGGCATGGCTCTGGCCGGGCTCTGTCTTTATGCCTACTCAGCCACCATGATCTTCATGGCCCTCTTTTTACCGGCCGTCACCCTGTGGGCCCTGCTGCAAAAGGGTTGGAAGCGCCGGTACATCTTCATGGGCTGCGGGGCATTCCTTGTCGTCGCCCTTCCCCTCATTCTTTTTCTTGCGGTCAATATGCTGGGCCTTGAACCCTTCACCTTCCTCGGACTGTCCATACCAAGACTCACCGCCATGCGAAGCGGTGCCACCGTCAATCTCTTTTCCGGAAACTTTTTTGCAAACCTCTGGGGGAATCTGATATCGCTACTGAGGCTTCTTTTCACCATGGACGACGGCCTCATCTCCAACGCCATTCCGGGCATCGGCGCCATCTATCTTATGGCTGTGCCCTTCATTTTCCTTGGCACCCTACCCCTTATCAAGGCGCTTCGCTCCCGGAACAGTGCCGCCTGGATTCCCGCGCTCTGGGCAGGAGCCGCCGTGCTCCATACCCTTACCATTGTGGTCAACATCAATCGCTGCAATATCCTCTTTCCCGCCCTTATCGCATTGGCCGCAATGGGTTTTATCTATTTCATGGAGCGGATCCGCGGCAGCGTTTCTTTTCTTTTGGCCGGTCTTCTCATCTCTTTCACGCTGTTTTGCGGTCAATATTTCTCCGATTACAATGCACGGGCCCAAAATCTCTTTTTTGGCGGGTTCGACGAGGCGTTGGCGCAGATCTCCGAACAAACGGACAGGGTTTATCTGTCCAGCAAGGTGCAGCAGCCCTATATTTTTGCACTTTACCAAGACAAGACGGATCCCCGTCTTTATTTGGACACGGTGGAGTTCTATAACCCGGGGGATCCCTTTGAATTCGTCCGTTCCTTTGACCGCTATAGGACCGGTATTCCTGAACGGATTGATCCTACCGAGAGAGCGGCCTACATTCTTCGGTCCGATGAATACGATTCTTCAATTTTTGATGGTATCCCCTGCGAAATCAAGGCCTTTGGATACTATTATCTGGTTCAGGTCACGGGCTGA
- a CDS encoding NADH-quinone oxidoreductase subunit 5 family protein, producing the protein MYVIAFLILFPFAAALLLRFIRSDTARKYIVFSCAGIIVAASIFFVVENEKFGNYIPTIFDFHTINMAMVAIEIILMAVIVYLSFKHKKYYVALLSLVQTAAMVWLDLAHPAHVASELYTDHLTSIMCLIIGVVGTLVCVYATSYMRDYHKHHPEYKDRSPYFFSILFVFLGAMFGLVFSSSLSWIYFFWEITSICSFLLIGYTRTKEAVTNAFRALWMNLLGGLAFAAAIIYTTLAFGITDLQPLIHEAMHTPALIIPVVLLAFAALTKSAQFPFTKWLLGAMVAPTPTSALLHSATMVKAGVYLLLRLSPAMTGNLAGSMVATIGGFTFLAASLLAISQSDGKKVLAYSTVANLGLVAACAGVGMHEGVWAGTLLMIFHAVSKSLMFLSVGAVESNMGSRNIEDMHGLIVKLPRLAFTMIIGIAGMFLAPFGMLISKWAALKAFVDSASILLIVFLVFGSAATLFYWTKWLGKLVSVIHNSERLPNTVNRSEWFSLITLAIIMIILCFTFPLISEAWINPLLFNMFNQPLPTIISEGNVHIMTIMLGAIVILPIAIRLLTFGKNKIVPSYMAGVNTGDDRKFVDSYGEEKPIYLANWYMTDYFGEQKLLTPSIILSTGALIVFMCVAMGGVLG; encoded by the coding sequence ATGTACGTCATTGCATTTCTAATTCTATTCCCCTTTGCCGCGGCGCTTTTATTGCGGTTCATCCGCAGTGATACCGCCCGGAAATATATCGTATTTTCCTGCGCTGGAATCATTGTCGCCGCCAGCATTTTCTTTGTGGTGGAAAATGAAAAGTTTGGCAACTACATCCCCACGATCTTCGATTTTCACACGATCAATATGGCGATGGTGGCCATAGAAATCATTTTGATGGCCGTGATCGTCTATCTCAGCTTCAAGCATAAAAAATACTATGTGGCACTGCTTTCCCTAGTGCAGACGGCGGCGATGGTGTGGCTGGATCTTGCTCATCCCGCTCATGTGGCCAGCGAACTGTACACCGACCATCTCACCTCCATCATGTGCCTTATCATTGGCGTGGTGGGCACGCTGGTGTGCGTGTACGCCACGAGCTATATGCGGGATTATCATAAGCATCACCCCGAGTACAAGGATCGCTCCCCTTACTTCTTCTCCATACTATTCGTATTCCTGGGAGCTATGTTTGGGCTGGTCTTTTCCAGCAGCCTGTCCTGGATCTATTTCTTCTGGGAGATCACCAGCATCTGTTCCTTCCTTTTGATCGGTTACACCCGTACAAAGGAGGCCGTCACCAATGCTTTCCGCGCCCTTTGGATGAATCTTCTGGGCGGCCTCGCTTTTGCCGCCGCCATCATCTATACCACCCTGGCCTTTGGTATCACCGACCTGCAGCCCCTCATTCATGAGGCCATGCATACGCCGGCCCTCATCATTCCGGTGGTTTTGCTGGCTTTTGCGGCGCTGACCAAATCGGCTCAGTTTCCCTTCACCAAATGGCTGCTTGGCGCCATGGTGGCGCCCACGCCCACCTCCGCACTACTGCATTCCGCAACCATGGTGAAGGCCGGCGTCTATCTATTGCTCCGCCTTTCCCCGGCTATGACAGGCAATCTGGCCGGTTCCATGGTGGCCACCATCGGCGGCTTCACATTTCTTGCCGCATCCCTGCTTGCCATCTCCCAAAGCGATGGCAAAAAGGTTTTGGCCTATTCCACGGTGGCCAATCTTGGTCTGGTGGCAGCCTGTGCCGGCGTCGGCATGCACGAGGGCGTGTGGGCCGGCACCCTGCTTATGATCTTCCATGCCGTGTCCAAATCCCTCATGTTCCTGTCCGTGGGCGCTGTGGAGAGCAATATGGGCAGCCGGAACATCGAGGATATGCACGGACTTATCGTCAAGCTTCCCCGGCTGGCCTTTACCATGATCATTGGTATCGCCGGCATGTTTCTCGCCCCCTTTGGCATGCTCATCTCCAAATGGGCGGCTCTCAAGGCCTTCGTGGACTCGGCCAGCATTCTCCTTATCGTATTTCTGGTCTTCGGCAGTGCGGCAACCCTGTTCTACTGGACGAAGTGGCTGGGCAAGCTGGTCTCGGTGATCCATAACAGCGAGCGCCTGCCCAACACCGTCAACCGCAGCGAGTGGTTTTCGCTGATCACCCTTGCCATCATCATGATCATTCTGTGCTTCACCTTCCCGCTGATTTCCGAAGCCTGGATCAATCCGCTGCTGTTCAACATGTTTAATCAGCCGCTGCCCACCATCATCAGCGAGGGCAACGTGCACATCATGACCATCATGCTGGGTGCGATCGTCATCCTGCCCATTGCCATTCGGCTGCTCACCTTTGGAAAAAATAAAATCGTGCCCTCCTACATGGCCGGTGTCAACACCGGAGACGATCGAAAATTTGTGGACTCCTACGGCGAGGAGAAACCCATTTATCTGGCCAACTGGTACATGACCGACTACTTTGGCGAGCAAAAACTGCTCACGCCATCCATCATTTTGTCCACCGGCGCCTTGATCGTCTTTATGTGCGTGGCGATGGGAGGTGTGCTCGGATGA
- a CDS encoding respiratory chain complex I subunit 1 family protein — protein sequence MNKVLWIAGYILLAPFIGGFLDGLDRKLTARLQGRKGPPLLQPFYDILKLFSKEAVVVNEVQNFLVWGYLIFTVFTGSLFFSGGDILLSFFALTLAEIFLVMSAFSANSPYSQMGSQRELMQMMAYEPMVLLSAIGFYVVTDSFAVGDIVSYPIPPIAYMPGIFIGFIYLLTIKFRKSPFDLSTSHHAHQEMVKGLTTEISGNMLGLVELAHWYETVFLLGVVALFVLTGAWWSWIVAVAVCLLCYFLEIFFDNTFPRVKWQLMLGSTWIVTLIVGVINLMILMLVK from the coding sequence ATGAACAAGGTTTTATGGATCGCAGGCTATATCCTGCTGGCCCCCTTCATTGGCGGGTTCTTGGACGGGCTGGACCGCAAGCTTACCGCCAGGCTTCAGGGCCGGAAGGGACCGCCCCTTCTTCAGCCCTTCTATGACATTTTAAAGCTGTTTTCCAAGGAAGCGGTGGTGGTCAACGAGGTCCAAAACTTCCTTGTCTGGGGATACCTCATCTTCACAGTCTTTACCGGAAGCCTGTTCTTCTCCGGCGGGGATATTCTGCTGTCTTTCTTCGCCCTCACCCTGGCGGAAATCTTCCTGGTGATGTCGGCTTTTTCCGCCAACTCGCCCTACAGTCAGATGGGCTCTCAGCGGGAGCTCATGCAGATGATGGCCTACGAGCCCATGGTGCTTCTTTCCGCTATCGGCTTTTACGTGGTGACCGACAGTTTTGCGGTTGGAGATATCGTCAGCTATCCCATTCCGCCCATCGCTTACATGCCGGGCATCTTCATTGGCTTCATTTATCTTTTGACCATCAAGTTTCGCAAATCTCCCTTTGATCTCAGCACATCCCATCATGCCCATCAGGAGATGGTCAAGGGTCTGACCACGGAGATTTCCGGCAACATGCTGGGCCTGGTGGAGCTGGCCCACTGGTATGAGACGGTGTTTTTGCTGGGTGTGGTGGCGCTGTTCGTGCTCACCGGCGCCTGGTGGAGCTGGATTGTGGCCGTGGCCGTGTGTCTTTTGTGCTACTTCCTGGAAATCTTCTTTGACAACACCTTCCCCCGGGTCAAATGGCAGCTCATGCTGGGATCCACCTGGATTGTGACGCTGATCGTGGGGGTCATCAATCTTATGATCCTCATGCTGGTCAAGTAA